A region of the Dyadobacter sp. CECT 9275 genome:
CTTGCTACAACGATTGTCTTAAAATTTATTTTGTCAAGTGGAATTGGTGCAAAACCTGTCGCTGGAAAAGTGTATTGTGGTGCTTCAAGGTCGCTTGGTGCAACAAGCAATGCTCCTTTAATTTGTCTTTTGTATTTTGTCGCCCAATGAGCAATAGTTGAACAACCTAAACTGTGTCCGACAAGTACAACAGTTGAAGGATCAAACTCTAAAACTTTCTTGTCAATGACAGTTATCCATTCTTCACAAGTTGGTGCGTCCCACTCTTGTTGGTGAATTCTAAAAAAATTATCTCCTGATTTTTCAAAATATGTCTGCCAATGTTCTGGTCCTGAATTTCCAAGTCCTGGTATAATTAAATAATTTGTCATTTAGTCTAAATGTTTTTTGTCGTTTTGAATTTTAGATGACTATGCAATACATTCAATACTGATTGGGAAACTTTTATTATGCCTAATTTTGAACTATTGAGTAAAAAACAAATCACATAAAATTTCTTAATGATTAAAGAGAAGGCACTAATCCTAAAAACAGATGAAAAATAAGCTAGATATTCTAAATGTTTCTCTGTTTTTTTGTAAATTTGCTATTGATTTACAAGGAATTTGGTTGAAAATGAATGCAATGAGCACCATTACTAAATCGTTACCGATAGTGTTTATGAATCTTGTAAACTACTCTTAATTAGCTGTTTTTGGATTTGCTAATTTTTTTTAAATATAAAAGACGCTAGCTCAGATAATAATTTGTTAATAAGAAATATGAAAAAAATAGGTTTTGGTGGAGGCTGTCATTGGTGTACAGAAGCCATATTTCAGGCTTTAAATGGCGTTGAGTCTGTGGAGCAGGGCTGGATCTCCTCATTGAACCCCTATGATACATTTTCAGAAGCCGTTATTGTCCATTTTAATGAAGGCATCACACTGGATGTGTTAATTGAAGTGCATCTGCTGACGCATAGTAGCGCAAGCGCACACAGTATGCGTTACAAGTATCGTTCGGCAGTGTATTATATTGATCCCAATGATAAAGACACTATCGAAATAATAATCAATAAACTGTCAAAGGAAAATGACACCAAATATATTACACAGACACTGCCCTTGGCAGACTTCAGATTGAATTCGGAGCGTTTCCTCAATTATTATAAAAAAGACAAACAGAAACCTTTCTGCCAAACCAATATAAATCCTAAACTAGCTGCAATACGCAAAACATTCGGTCATCATATTCGAAATGATTTTTAAGATGGGAAGAATTGCCAAAATATCGGGTGATAACGGTAAGAGAAAGGGTATTGCCGTATATTAACTTTGTGGAGTTAGATAACAATTAAAGTTTTTAGTTATGAGAAAAATAGAAAGTAAACAGGAATTTGAAGAAACAATTCAAAAAGAAGCAAGCGTAGTTGTAGATTTTTACGCCGACTGGTGTGGTCCTTGCCAGACGCTATTACCCACATTGGATGACCTGTCCAAAGACTTTGAGGGGAAGGTCAAAATAGTTAAAGTTAATGTTGATAATCAACAGGAACTTGCCCAGCGTTTTGGTGTGCGTAGCATCCCCACATTGATCTTTTTCAAGAACCAAAAAGCTGTGGAGACCATAGTAGGTCTTCGAACCAAGGATGAACTTCAAAAGAAGATATCCGCGTTGGAAATAGGAAATAAATAGTAACATTCAAAATAAATAGTTATGTTAAACTGGAATGATATCATCAAGTTCGTAAACAAAGGTAATCCTGTTCCGACTCGCAGGGTGGAAAAAACAGACGAGGAATGGAAAGAACTGTTAAGCCCCGATTCGTATTTTGTTACCAGGGGGAAGGGTACTGAGCGAGCACATAGTTCGGATATGTGCGGCTTATTTGAACCGGGTAAATATGAATGTATCAG
Encoded here:
- the trxA gene encoding thioredoxin, with translation MRKIESKQEFEETIQKEASVVVDFYADWCGPCQTLLPTLDDLSKDFEGKVKIVKVNVDNQQELAQRFGVRSIPTLIFFKNQKAVETIVGLRTKDELQKKISALEIGNK
- a CDS encoding RBBP9/YdeN family alpha/beta hydrolase, producing the protein MTNYLIIPGLGNSGPEHWQTYFEKSGDNFFRIHQQEWDAPTCEEWITVIDKKVLEFDPSTVVLVGHSLGCSTIAHWATKYKRQIKGALLVAPSDLEAPQYTFPATGFAPIPLDKINFKTIVVASADDIWVSLDRAKFFADSWGSEFINIGNAGHINAVSGHTNWDEGMEILKTLG
- a CDS encoding peptide-methionine (S)-S-oxide reductase, producing MKKIGFGGGCHWCTEAIFQALNGVESVEQGWISSLNPYDTFSEAVIVHFNEGITLDVLIEVHLLTHSSASAHSMRYKYRSAVYYIDPNDKDTIEIIINKLSKENDTKYITQTLPLADFRLNSERFLNYYKKDKQKPFCQTNINPKLAAIRKTFGHHIRNDF